In Humulus lupulus chromosome 7, drHumLupu1.1, whole genome shotgun sequence, the following are encoded in one genomic region:
- the LOC133789520 gene encoding uncharacterized protein LOC133789520 — MVSFFHHSDQAQATLLTCLAAAFRTAIACAIVACTTLYGPESFRSLVRFPAFSYVTVILVVTDATLGDTLRGCWLGLHATVQSLGPAMLSLWLIGPSRFSESVTALTVALGAFVVALPESTHLISKRIALGQIVIVYVVGFINGDLDEAVMHPLRVAASTGVGLSACVLALLLPFPRLAFKEVKHNCQLYGDNASKRLNNFVKAYTAEDKTTALESLSQAKTLAATGTKVIQNIKKFQESMLWERPPLKCFKPCNILMNPGDKMQELEVPLRGLEMALKTTTSFPVKNLTGELRDGLVVMENNMNLGTLGSLHLNDSFTVPESIEEDKNFLQTVPKDLPPTHQELPSFFFLFCMKLLQMKKLATKTIKPTTTATQKGSTDIENESAWAHIFPKVSNNQRLMYAFKCSLSLGLAVFFGLLYSRPNGFWAGLPVAISLSAGREPTFRVANLKAQGTVLGTIYGVLVWFLFSNILPLRLFSLLPWFIFTGFLQRSRMYGQAGGISAIIGAILVLGREGFGPPSQFAIARIVETFIGLSCSIMVDLLLQPTRASTLTKVHLSKSLNTLNECIGSLSSSTKALLEENRKKLKMNIRELENFIGEAELEPNFWFVPFPSGSYGKLTNSLSKMVDLLDFSAHALGFLQHSNDHDNEIVIKIDGDVALFKKLVCSSVTCFQEVSLIKSLVVLEKEFEKNKMPHDVEMGKYSGNPNNNTNFISNTDQLNEDEVDMILGSYMQHSREVIEKIKNDDTNDDEIHNNKQVANDRDEVKMIESQMVTLSLSALGFCISRFMKETKEIEVEIKEVVQWENPSSRVDLYNISCMIHALKTSSSQ, encoded by the exons ATGGTTTCGTTTTTCCACCACTCCGACCAAGCCCAAGCCACGTTGCTAACCTGCCTAGCCGCAGCCTTCAGGACTGCCATAGCTTGCGCCATAGTGGCGTGCACAACCCTCTACGGCCCAGAATCCTTCCGCAGCTTGGTGCGCTTCCCGGCATTCTCTTATGTGACCGTGATACTTGTCGTCACGGACGCCACCCTGGGTGACACGCTGCGCGGCTGCTGGCTCGGCCTCCACGCTACGGTCCAGAGCCTTGGCCCGGCCATGCTTAGTCTATGGCTAATAGGTCCATCTCGTTTCTCGGAAAGCGTGACTGCCCTGACTGTGGCGCTTGGCGCTTTTGTGGTTGCCCTGCCCGAGTCGACTCATCTGATCTCGAAGCGAATAGCGCTGGGCCAGATTGTGATCGTGTACGTTGTAGGGTTCATTAATGGGGACCTAGACGAGGCTGTTATGCACCCCCTCCGCGTGGCAGCGAGCACTGGTGTTGGACTCTCGGCCTGTGTCTTGGCTTTGCTGCTTCCTTTTCCAAGACTAGCTTTCAAGGAG GTGAAACACAATTGCCAGCTCTACGGAGATAATGCTTCAAAGAGACTAAACAACTTTGTGAAGGCCTATACCGCAGAGGATAAGACAACTGCTCTTGAATCACTATCTCAAGCAAAAACATTGGCTGCTACCGGCACCAAAGTTATTCAAAACATTAAAAAATTCCAA GAAAGCATGCTGTGGGAGAGACCTCCATTGAAATGTTTTAAACCATGCAACATCTTGATGAACCCAGGAGACAAAATGCAAGAGTTGGAAGTTCCATTAAGAGGGTTGGAGATGGCTTTGAAAACTACTACGTCGTTTCCGGTTAAAAATCTAACTGGAGAGCTCAGAGATGGTCTAGTTGTAATGGAGAACAACATGAACCTTGGCACTTTGGGAAGCTTGCACTTGAACGATTCGTTCACAGTCCCTGAATctattgaagaagataaaaactTCCTTCAAACAGTGCCTAAGGATCTTCCACCAACCCACCAAGAGTTAccctcatttttctttctcttctgCATGAAACTCCTTCAAATGAAAAAGTTAGCTACCAAAACAATAAAGCCCACTACTACGGCAACGCAAAAGGGTTCTACTGATATAGAAAATGAAAGTGCCTGGGCCCATATTTTTCCAAAAGTGAGCAACAACCAAAGGCTCATGTACGCATTCAAATGTTCACTTTCATTGGGCCTTGCTGTGTTCTTTGGGCTTCTTTACAGCAGACCTAATGGATTTTGGGCCGGACTCCCAGTCGCCATAAGCCTGTCAGCTGGCAGAGAGCCCACGTTTAGAGTTGCCAACCTTAAAGCCCAAGGGACTGTTCTGGGAACCATTTATGGAGTCTTGGTTTGGTTTCTCTTCTCGAACATCTTACCATTAAGACTCTTTTCTCTTCTCCCTTGGTTCATTTTCACTGGCTTTCTCCAACGTAGCCGGATGTATGGACAGGCTGGGGGTATCTCAGCCATCATTGGGGCCATCTTGGTTTTGGGCCGAGAAGGTTTCGGACCTCCAAGCCAATTCGCCATAGCAAGAATAGTCGAAACCTTCATTGGGTTATCTTGTTCCATCATGGTGGACTTACTCTTGCAACCCACTAGAGCTTCCACTCTGACGAAGGTTCACCTATCAAAAAGTCTCAACACGTTGAACGAGTGCATTGGGTCGTTGAGTTCAAGCACCAAAGCCCTATTGGAAGAGAACCGAAAGAAGCTGAAAATGAACATTAGGGAGCTTGAGAATTTCATTGGAGAAGCTGAGCTGGAGCCCAACTTCTGGTTTGTGCCATTTCCTAGTGGTTCATACGGTAAGCTTACCAACTCTTTGTCCAAAATGGTGGATCTCCTTGACTTTAGTGCTCACGCATTGGGCTTTCTTCAGCACTCCAATGATCACGATAACGAAATCGTGATCAAAATTGACGGTGATGTTGCCCTTTTCAAGAAACTAGTTTGTTCTTCAGTCACATGTTTCCAAGAGGTTAGTCTGATAAAATCATTGGTTGTTCTCGAAAAGGAGTTTGAGAAGAATAAAATGCCACATGACGTGGAGATGGGAAAATATTCTGGAAACCCAAATAATAATACCAACTTTATTAGTAACACTGATCAGTTGAATGAAGATGAGGTCGACATGATCTTGGGCTCTTACATGCAACATTCAAGAGAAGTCATTGAGAAGATTAAGAATGATGATACTAATGATGATGAGATTCATAATAATAAACAAGTGGCTAATGATCGTGATGAGGTGAAAATGATCGAGAGCCAAATGGTAACTCTGAGTTTAAGTGCTCTTGGGTTTTGCATAAGTCGTTTTATGAAAGAGACTAAGGAGATTGAAGTTGAAATCAAGGAGGTCGTTCAGTGGGAAAACCCTTCCAGTCGTGTCGATTTGTATAACATCTCGTGTATGATACATGCTTTAAAGACCTCATCTTCAcaataa